In the Coriobacteriia bacterium genome, one interval contains:
- a CDS encoding Abi family protein produces MDKPFKTIDELICLMNARGISTSINTKGIIEREGYYQIINGYKPLFIDIKATELAGEDRFVSGTTFDQIYSLFEFDRDLRMVLLKYLTVAESLLKSITVYKISERYKDDDEPYLNRDIYCQELKKDRLVCNLIQDFKRKLGRLETDGYQNKGYLKHYLTKHSSVPFWVFVNCLSFGDIFKCYTLQKESMRSNIAKAFSLMFQSNWCVSQRINEKDLRIMYDHLKELRNACAHDERVYFLKVSPAKDISLAHCLKDLTKLLNKEQVGQLKNQISGLLSKVKQDVPIIDYQKLLDAMGIDSFETLFVQQTLR; encoded by the coding sequence GTGGATAAGCCGTTTAAGACAATTGACGAGTTAATATGTTTAATGAATGCTCGTGGCATATCGACGTCGATCAACACAAAAGGCATAATCGAACGCGAAGGATACTACCAAATAATCAATGGGTATAAGCCATTGTTCATCGATATCAAGGCGACTGAATTGGCCGGAGAAGATCGGTTCGTTTCTGGGACAACATTTGACCAAATATATAGTTTGTTTGAGTTTGATAGAGATTTAAGAATGGTTTTACTCAAATATCTCACTGTTGCGGAATCTCTCCTAAAGTCCATAACTGTATATAAGATTTCCGAACGATATAAAGATGATGATGAGCCATATCTTAATCGGGATATATATTGTCAAGAGCTTAAGAAAGATCGTTTGGTTTGTAATCTCATTCAAGACTTTAAGCGCAAACTTGGACGGCTGGAAACAGATGGTTATCAAAACAAAGGATATCTTAAACACTATTTGACAAAACATAGCTCTGTACCATTTTGGGTCTTTGTAAACTGTCTGAGTTTTGGGGATATATTTAAATGTTATACGCTTCAAAAAGAGTCAATGAGAAGTAACATTGCCAAGGCGTTTTCCCTAATGTTTCAAAGTAATTGGTGTGTTAGTCAGAGAATAAATGAAAAAGATTTAAGGATTATGTACGACCACCTTAAAGAGTTGCGTAATGCGTGCGCGCATGATGAGCGAGTCTATTTTCTCAAGGTCTCTCCGGCAAAAGACATTTCACTTGCGCATTGTCTTAAAGATTTAACAAAATTATTAAATAAAGAACAAGTCGGTCAACTAAAAAACCAAATTAGTGGGCTTTTGTCAAAAGTGAAACAAGATGTGCCAATAATTGATTATCAAAAACTCTTGGACGCAATGGGCATCGATTCCTTTGAGACGTTATTTGTTCAGCAAACTCTGCGATAG
- a CDS encoding FUSC family protein, translating into MDTNRPLPYWVSIPCVIIFFAGFRLIFGSGNAVVGYVFFSALVLLSRTDQLEIRPLKDGLIIFAVSMAIGTATIVSGLDPRLGFFVNLVSIFCIIYFLFGTFQTILFLPATMGYLFLLGAPEPFSHVRERIAALLLGTVILMVALLSIQLSEKSYTVKAKLQNLLELIANKAYEATGITPAGYTYVSTEEIRRALHELFGKLYRMQQKNKRTRDVDEVRISFALALERFTDIIQKIKHAGPPNEEEIVALTELAELLLETKTHVGDFESFALLTEDIDAYVARHKNDTDLSPELYEILETCTLTSHQLKLIAKAGLKTRNTDIAVKDESWMGDIAQTLNPNRLRLNYALKMSITISVVWLVAKGLLHPVRGQWAAFMVAFLMRPYAEDTHQRTMDRIKGTALAIGLFLALFGLVKSVPLQIVLIMLSSILYSRRPKAGVYQVTFTTFMAVASMALISGKYSSLGIERVAYMGVGIIIAFIVGQNIAPSYVISDTAKLIEKYRKTTYELVQLFIYSRLHEKKPTALKELSFAKTSEHHTTSSVFQGLILTANLIEQQVFFNNRRIQSEDFNEFFATQRRLTNDIFFLYATLSAIAAHTEGFEHLLRQLRTIMHQFQEKPLDEFYHNEGLTQAIEEFTIAVDAGFAFCRNEKEKMAFTTLGGVADGLKKQLRFDFSETALRG; encoded by the coding sequence ATGGACACCAACAGACCCCTGCCCTATTGGGTATCAATTCCCTGCGTCATTATTTTCTTCGCAGGGTTCAGATTAATTTTCGGTAGTGGCAACGCGGTTGTCGGCTACGTGTTTTTTTCCGCGCTGGTGCTCCTCTCGCGTACCGACCAACTCGAGATCCGGCCGCTCAAAGACGGTCTGATCATCTTCGCGGTCTCCATGGCCATCGGAACTGCGACCATCGTCTCCGGCCTCGATCCGCGCCTCGGGTTCTTCGTCAACCTCGTCTCTATCTTCTGCATCATCTATTTCTTGTTCGGCACCTTCCAGACGATTCTTTTTCTGCCGGCGACCATGGGGTATCTGTTCTTGCTCGGTGCTCCCGAGCCCTTCTCCCATGTTCGCGAGCGTATCGCCGCCCTTCTCTTGGGCACCGTGATATTGATGGTGGCGCTGTTGTCCATACAGCTTTCGGAAAAGAGCTACACCGTCAAAGCGAAACTGCAGAACCTGCTCGAGCTCATCGCCAACAAAGCCTATGAAGCGACCGGCATAACCCCGGCCGGCTACACCTACGTGAGCACGGAGGAAATCCGCAGGGCGCTCCACGAACTGTTCGGCAAACTCTACCGGATGCAGCAGAAGAACAAGCGGACGCGAGATGTCGACGAGGTGCGCATCAGTTTCGCGCTCGCGCTCGAGCGTTTCACCGATATCATCCAGAAGATCAAACACGCCGGACCCCCGAACGAAGAGGAGATCGTCGCCCTCACCGAGTTGGCCGAACTTCTGCTCGAGACCAAAACCCATGTCGGCGATTTCGAGTCGTTCGCCTTACTGACCGAAGACATCGACGCCTATGTCGCGCGCCACAAGAATGACACCGACCTTTCTCCCGAACTCTACGAGATCCTCGAGACCTGCACGCTCACGAGCCACCAGCTCAAACTGATTGCCAAAGCCGGATTGAAGACGAGGAATACCGACATAGCGGTCAAGGACGAAAGCTGGATGGGAGACATCGCGCAGACGCTCAACCCCAATCGCCTGCGCCTGAACTACGCGTTGAAGATGTCGATCACCATCAGCGTGGTGTGGCTCGTGGCCAAGGGGCTGTTGCACCCGGTGCGCGGCCAATGGGCGGCGTTCATGGTGGCGTTTCTGATGCGCCCCTATGCGGAGGATACCCACCAACGCACGATGGACCGTATCAAAGGCACCGCCCTCGCCATCGGACTGTTCCTGGCGCTGTTCGGCCTGGTGAAATCGGTCCCCCTCCAGATCGTCCTCATCATGCTCTCCAGCATCTTGTATTCGCGTCGGCCCAAAGCGGGCGTGTATCAGGTGACGTTCACCACCTTCATGGCGGTCGCCTCGATGGCACTGATCTCGGGAAAGTATTCCTCGCTCGGCATCGAACGCGTGGCCTACATGGGCGTCGGGATAATCATCGCTTTCATCGTCGGTCAAAACATCGCGCCATCCTACGTGATATCGGATACCGCCAAGCTGATCGAGAAGTACCGCAAGACCACCTACGAGCTCGTACAACTTTTCATCTACTCGCGCCTGCATGAGAAGAAACCGACCGCCCTCAAGGAGCTCTCGTTTGCGAAGACCTCGGAGCACCACACCACGTCTTCGGTGTTCCAGGGACTGATCCTGACCGCGAATCTGATCGAGCAGCAGGTGTTCTTCAACAACCGCCGCATCCAATCCGAAGATTTCAACGAATTCTTCGCCACGCAGCGGCGGCTCACAAACGATATCTTCTTCCTCTATGCCACGCTCTCGGCGATAGCCGCCCACACCGAGGGTTTCGAGCACCTGCTACGACAACTGCGCACGATAATGCACCAGTTCCAAGAAAAGCCGCTGGACGAGTTTTATCACAACGAGGGCCTGACTCAGGCGATAGAGGAGTTCACCATCGCGGTCGATGCCGGCTTCGCGTTCTGCCGAAACGAAAAGGAAAAAATGGCGTTCACCACGCTTGGAGGAGTTGCCGACGGACTGAAAAAGCAGCTCCGGTTCGATTTCTCCGAAACTGCTTTGCGTGGTTAG
- a CDS encoding thioredoxin family protein — protein MKYLKIAPWVLGVILLGLVGYLLMTSGKNATSTTNGTAGSAAVRVNDTSALSDSMMAPKNGVPVMVEFSATWCSVCKAAKPDIDALTQKYKGKVEVRIFECDENAAAQALFDKLGGTGYPEYYFIDSSGTLQQHMVGFEGKDAIDASLAALK, from the coding sequence ATGAAATATTTAAAAATAGCGCCGTGGGTGTTGGGCGTCATTCTGCTCGGGTTAGTCGGATATCTTTTGATGACCTCGGGAAAAAATGCGACTTCGACGACAAACGGTACCGCCGGCAGCGCCGCCGTCCGGGTTAACGACACGAGTGCCTTGAGCGATTCCATGATGGCGCCGAAAAACGGCGTTCCCGTCATGGTGGAGTTCTCGGCCACGTGGTGTTCGGTGTGCAAGGCGGCAAAGCCCGACATCGATGCGCTCACGCAGAAGTACAAAGGCAAAGTGGAGGTGCGCATTTTCGAGTGCGATGAGAACGCCGCCGCACAGGCGCTGTTCGACAAACTCGGGGGAACGGGTTACCCGGAGTACTACTTCATCGATTCATCGGGCACGTTGCAACAACACATGGTCGGTTTCGAGGGTAAAGACGCGATCGATGCAAGCCTGGCGGCCCTGAAGTAG
- a CDS encoding bifunctional nuclease family protein — protein sequence MIRVDIATLALDPRTNQPVLLLKPEDDERILPISLGQSEAMAILVALQGITLPRPMTHDLFSNVIKSLGATLAEVRITNYTNGVFFAGLVLHTKGKIIELDTRPSDAIALAIRLGAPIFVSDSVFETVSIAAETLQIDADAENGSDSASNPLFQQMADMARRAQASGLFGQAQPQKPQAPFVKPTDEEVADFKRFIDFADPEDFGI from the coding sequence ATGATTAGAGTAGACATCGCAACACTCGCGCTCGACCCGCGCACCAACCAGCCCGTCTTGCTGTTGAAGCCCGAAGACGATGAACGCATCTTGCCCATTTCTCTCGGACAGAGCGAGGCCATGGCCATTCTTGTCGCGCTTCAAGGCATCACGCTGCCCCGCCCGATGACCCATGACCTTTTCTCAAACGTCATCAAGTCTTTAGGCGCCACGCTTGCCGAAGTTCGCATCACGAACTACACGAACGGCGTGTTTTTCGCCGGATTGGTACTGCATACGAAAGGGAAAATCATCGAGCTCGACACCAGACCCAGCGACGCCATCGCTTTGGCGATTCGTCTCGGCGCGCCGATTTTCGTCTCCGATTCGGTCTTCGAAACGGTTTCAATCGCCGCTGAAACTTTGCAAATCGACGCAGACGCGGAAAACGGATCCGACAGTGCGAGCAATCCGCTTTTCCAGCAGATGGCCGATATGGCGCGCAGAGCCCAAGCATCCGGTTTGTTCGGACAGGCGCAACCGCAAAAACCTCAGGCCCCGTTCGTGAAGCCCACCGATGAGGAAGTCGCCGATTTCAAGCGCTTCATCGATTTCGCCGATCCCGAAGATTTCGGCATCTAG
- a CDS encoding Arc family DNA-binding protein, translated as MSGRENKDKKQVLLRLPSSLWEDLVGWADDDIRSLNGQIEYLLSDAVRRRKRERHAQD; from the coding sequence ATGAGCGGTCGAGAGAACAAAGATAAAAAGCAGGTGCTTCTACGACTGCCGTCGTCTCTTTGGGAGGATCTCGTCGGGTGGGCCGATGACGACATCCGCTCGCTCAACGGACAAATCGAGTATCTACTTTCGGATGCAGTGCGGCGTCGCAAGAGGGAAAGGCACGCGCAGGACTGA
- a CDS encoding SPFH domain-containing protein, with translation MVGTTSLDQKALQVDEIIPRAMSGMGVLIVNTVLMIVSCVGAVYGFILIDAAQGTALALPLIVVTLLYLCLIGPLLYGGLKVLRPNEALVLTLFGKYYGTLKEDGFFFVNPFTSAINPANGGILQTSPSTSTEDASLKMLGIPGGRVNAVNKKISLKTMTLNNQELKINDLLGNPIMIGIVVIWRVVNTAKAAFNVDNYEEFLSIQCDSALRNIVRLYPYDVSGDDHEKTLRASSQEIAQKIKEEIQSKVDVAGLEIIESRITHLSYAPEIAAAMLQRQQASAIIDARQMIVEGAVGMVEMALKSLNEGGVVNLDEERKAAMVSNLLVVLCGNRDVQPIVNSGSIY, from the coding sequence ATGGTTGGAACTACTTCTTTGGATCAAAAGGCGCTGCAGGTCGATGAGATAATCCCGCGTGCGATGAGCGGGATGGGTGTGCTCATCGTCAACACCGTTCTGATGATCGTGTCGTGCGTGGGTGCCGTCTACGGGTTTATACTCATCGACGCCGCGCAGGGCACCGCCCTCGCGCTCCCGCTGATTGTGGTGACGCTTCTGTATCTGTGCCTCATAGGTCCGTTGCTGTATGGCGGTTTGAAGGTGCTGCGTCCCAACGAGGCGTTGGTGCTCACCTTGTTCGGAAAGTACTATGGCACGCTCAAAGAGGACGGCTTCTTTTTCGTGAATCCGTTCACTTCGGCGATAAATCCGGCAAACGGCGGGATATTGCAGACGAGCCCTTCGACGAGTACGGAGGACGCCAGTCTCAAAATGCTCGGGATTCCAGGCGGTCGCGTGAATGCGGTCAACAAGAAGATCTCGCTGAAGACCATGACCCTGAACAACCAGGAGCTCAAAATCAACGACCTGCTCGGCAACCCGATCATGATCGGCATCGTGGTCATCTGGCGTGTCGTCAACACCGCGAAAGCCGCATTCAATGTCGACAACTACGAGGAGTTTCTCTCGATTCAGTGCGATTCCGCACTGCGTAACATCGTCAGACTGTACCCTTACGATGTCTCTGGCGACGACCACGAGAAAACGCTTCGTGCCAGCAGCCAAGAAATCGCGCAAAAGATCAAAGAGGAAATCCAGTCCAAGGTCGATGTCGCCGGCCTCGAAATCATCGAGTCGAGAATCACCCATCTGTCCTATGCTCCCGAGATCGCGGCGGCCATGTTGCAACGCCAGCAGGCTTCGGCGATTATCGACGCCCGCCAAATGATAGTCGAAGGTGCGGTCGGCATGGTCGAGATGGCGCTCAAGAGTCTGAATGAAGGCGGGGTCGTCAACCTCGACGAGGAGCGCAAGGCCGCCATGGTGAGCAATCTGTTGGTCGTGCTTTGCGGCAACCGCGATGTACAACCGATCGTGAACAGCGGATCGATTTACTGA
- a CDS encoding Fic family protein: protein MNGRSGKYRTNLSGEAVYRSFVPSPLLPAPRVDLDAETVELLIKANKQIALLEGSTNRIPSINLFISMYVRKEALMSSQIEGTQATLEDVLDPHVEENANRDVGDVINYIKATEFAVARLGRLPLCNRLIKEAHAVLMKGVRGQDKDPGAFRRSQNWIGVRGSTLQNAGYIPPNVEDMSQAMSDLERYINSDDDLDVLVRAALIHYQFETIHPFLDGNGRIGRLLITLFLMEQGVLTTPALYISYYLKKNRVEYYDRMNDVRRKGTYEQWVKFFLRALYDSAADATETIERMSSLHDESSEIVSSFGRGEKTARRLLAYLEEKPIMEIKRAAEDLGVTFKTVSNAIMRMQEAGILLQTGGNQRNRIFSYEPYLALLREGT from the coding sequence ATGAATGGAAGATCGGGGAAATATAGAACCAACTTATCCGGCGAGGCGGTATATCGATCTTTCGTCCCCTCTCCGCTGCTGCCCGCCCCTCGGGTCGATCTTGATGCCGAAACAGTTGAGCTTCTCATAAAGGCGAACAAACAGATAGCTCTTTTGGAGGGAAGCACAAACCGAATCCCGAGCATCAATCTTTTCATATCGATGTATGTTCGAAAAGAGGCGCTTATGTCCTCGCAAATCGAAGGCACCCAAGCGACGCTCGAGGATGTTCTCGATCCTCATGTCGAAGAAAACGCCAACCGCGATGTGGGCGATGTAATCAACTATATCAAGGCGACGGAATTCGCCGTTGCGCGCTTAGGCCGATTGCCACTTTGCAACAGATTGATTAAAGAGGCCCATGCCGTTTTGATGAAGGGCGTTCGCGGGCAAGACAAGGATCCCGGAGCGTTCCGCCGGTCTCAGAACTGGATTGGCGTTCGGGGTAGCACGTTACAAAATGCCGGATATATTCCTCCGAATGTCGAAGATATGTCTCAGGCGATGTCCGATCTCGAGAGATACATCAACAGTGATGACGATCTCGATGTCCTCGTTCGCGCGGCTCTGATTCATTATCAATTTGAAACGATTCACCCTTTTCTTGATGGCAATGGGCGCATCGGTCGGTTGCTCATCACACTGTTTCTTATGGAACAAGGGGTTTTGACTACGCCGGCATTGTACATCTCGTACTATCTGAAAAAAAATCGTGTTGAATATTATGATCGCATGAATGATGTGCGCCGAAAGGGAACGTATGAGCAATGGGTGAAGTTCTTTTTGCGGGCTCTTTACGATTCGGCTGCGGATGCGACCGAGACCATCGAAAGGATGAGCTCGTTACATGATGAAAGTTCCGAAATAGTTTCAAGCTTCGGGCGGGGAGAGAAAACGGCCCGGCGTCTTTTGGCCTATCTGGAGGAAAAACCGATTATGGAAATCAAGAGGGCCGCAGAAGATTTGGGAGTAACATTCAAGACCGTGTCAAACGCGATTATGCGAATGCAGGAGGCCGGTATACTTCTTCAAACAGGCGGCAATCAGCGTAACAGGATATTTTCATATGAGCCCTATCTCGCATTGTTGCGGGAGGGGACGTAG
- a CDS encoding FprA family A-type flavoprotein, with protein MQIAQNIYSVGIIDREVEFFHAYRSPVGTTYNAYLVIDGAHRILIDCVKARFADRFLENIREVIGEEPLTDIICNHVEPDHSGALPAVLSAYPEVTVYGTAACKRELDVYYPGMNYEFETVIANDQLETETCTFTFIPMPMVHWPDSMSTYLAEQKILFSNDAFGQHIGTGELLDSELSREYFLQRASEYYGTIVLPFGGQVTKLLDAAHELDIEIVCPSHGVIIETYLDDIVAKYRSWAAGEVDEKQATIIFDTMWGTTAKMAERIKDEYESKGLCVRMFNLSEEHYSTAMAYILESKYIAVGSPTLNNQMLPNVAAFLVYAKGLKPKNRIGRAFGSYGWSGESIRYIQAELESMGFEIEEAYKAQWNI; from the coding sequence ATGCAGATAGCGCAAAACATCTACAGCGTGGGCATCATCGACCGAGAGGTCGAGTTCTTTCATGCCTACCGCTCCCCCGTCGGGACCACGTACAACGCATACCTCGTCATCGACGGCGCCCACCGCATTCTCATCGATTGCGTCAAAGCCCGTTTCGCCGACCGTTTTCTCGAAAACATACGCGAGGTAATCGGCGAGGAGCCCCTCACCGATATCATCTGCAACCATGTCGAACCGGACCACTCGGGCGCTTTGCCGGCGGTTTTGTCGGCTTATCCCGAGGTAACCGTATACGGAACCGCCGCCTGCAAGCGCGAACTGGATGTCTACTACCCCGGCATGAATTATGAATTCGAGACCGTCATCGCCAATGACCAACTCGAAACCGAAACCTGCACGTTCACCTTCATTCCGATGCCGATGGTCCATTGGCCCGACAGCATGTCGACCTATCTCGCCGAACAAAAGATTCTCTTTTCCAACGATGCGTTCGGCCAGCATATCGGTACCGGTGAACTGCTCGACTCCGAACTTTCACGCGAATACTTTTTGCAGCGTGCAAGCGAGTATTACGGCACCATCGTGCTGCCGTTCGGCGGCCAAGTGACAAAGCTACTCGATGCGGCACACGAACTCGACATCGAAATCGTCTGTCCTTCGCACGGAGTGATCATTGAGACCTACCTCGACGACATAGTCGCCAAATACCGCTCATGGGCTGCAGGCGAGGTCGATGAGAAACAAGCGACTATCATTTTCGATACGATGTGGGGCACGACGGCGAAAATGGCGGAACGCATCAAAGATGAGTACGAAAGCAAAGGACTGTGCGTTCGCATGTTCAATCTCTCCGAGGAGCACTACTCCACGGCGATGGCATATATTCTCGAGTCAAAATACATCGCGGTGGGTTCGCCGACGCTCAACAACCAGATGCTACCCAATGTCGCAGCTTTTCTCGTTTACGCGAAAGGACTGAAACCGAAAAATCGCATCGGACGCGCATTCGGCTCTTACGGTTGGAGCGGCGAATCCATCAGATACATCCAAGCGGAACTCGAAAGCATGGGATTTGAAATCGAAGAAGCCTACAAGGCCCAATGGAACATCTGA
- a CDS encoding DegV family protein encodes MAQFELTCESTADMTPEFFEKNNIPYVCFHFLINGKEHLDDLGQSMPFEMFYARIAAGSQPTTSAVNTGEFVEFFESILNRGKDILHLSFSSGLSSTYDSALEAREMIAAKYPTRKIIIIDSLAASSGYGLLVTEACTLRDENISIEDTAAWIENNKLNFHHWFFSTDLTSYVRGGRISAASGAIGTVLNICPLLSMDANGKLIPRAKCHGKKRAIKEIVERMKAHAENGLAYSGRCYISQSASMEDAASVAELVEKTFPHLDGKVLINYVGTVIGSHTGPGTVALFFKGDRRI; translated from the coding sequence ATGGCACAGTTCGAACTAACCTGTGAATCAACTGCGGACATGACTCCCGAATTTTTCGAGAAAAATAATATCCCCTATGTTTGCTTTCACTTTCTCATAAACGGCAAGGAACATCTCGATGACCTCGGCCAATCGATGCCGTTTGAAATGTTTTATGCGCGCATCGCGGCCGGCTCGCAACCGACCACATCGGCGGTGAACACCGGAGAGTTCGTCGAATTTTTCGAGTCGATTCTCAACCGAGGAAAAGACATCTTGCACCTCTCGTTTTCTTCGGGTCTGAGCAGCACGTATGACTCGGCCCTCGAAGCTCGCGAGATGATTGCGGCAAAATATCCGACGCGTAAAATTATCATCATAGACTCTCTCGCCGCCTCTTCGGGCTACGGCCTTTTGGTAACCGAAGCCTGTACTCTGCGTGACGAAAACATCTCCATCGAGGATACCGCCGCGTGGATTGAAAACAACAAATTGAATTTCCACCACTGGTTTTTTTCGACCGACCTCACCAGCTATGTTCGCGGCGGGCGTATCTCGGCGGCCTCGGGGGCCATCGGTACGGTTCTCAATATCTGTCCCCTGCTCAGCATGGATGCAAACGGGAAATTGATTCCCCGCGCAAAATGCCACGGCAAGAAGCGGGCCATCAAAGAGATCGTCGAGCGCATGAAAGCGCATGCCGAAAACGGCCTCGCCTATTCGGGGCGTTGCTACATTTCGCAATCCGCCTCGATGGAAGACGCGGCGTCGGTCGCCGAACTCGTCGAGAAGACCTTTCCTCACCTTGACGGGAAAGTTCTCATCAACTATGTCGGAACGGTTATCGGCTCGCACACGGGACCTGGGACCGTCGCTCTTTTCTTCAAAGGTGATCGGCGCATATAG
- a CDS encoding ABC transporter permease yields the protein MNIKESFKIALKALNANKVRAMLTMLGIIIGVSSVILLVSIGTGVKESVLGQFGDLGSNLIYVLPGDYSAMTGGGGQMTAASSPLGVGRTTFTDADVELINSKLSRAIAIPFVEGGVRISNGSIEQAASFMAADGNINSIMKADMASGRMYNQAEVTGSTRVVVLGSAVAAKLFPTGNEVSRSVRINGQNFRVIGVKRPQGGGASSSQDSAIDIPYTTAQRLLNSRDVSMIAVSARTAEDIALTKTQIKVAMRPKYGSEFSVMTQDQMLGMITLLVSTMTYMLAGIASISLLVGGIGIMNIMLVSVSERTREIGIRKAVGARTYDILAQFVIEAVMLSVLGGIIGITIGALGAWGIHFVLATKITGWSIAVAFFFSAGVGVFFGVYPAYKASKLDPIEALRYE from the coding sequence ATGAACATTAAAGAATCGTTTAAAATCGCCCTCAAAGCGCTTAATGCCAATAAGGTCCGTGCGATGTTGACGATGCTCGGCATCATCATTGGTGTCTCGAGCGTCATCCTCCTCGTCTCGATCGGAACGGGCGTCAAAGAAAGTGTGCTCGGTCAGTTCGGCGATCTCGGCTCCAATCTCATCTATGTGCTTCCGGGAGATTATAGCGCGATGACGGGCGGTGGTGGACAAATGACTGCTGCGTCCTCACCTCTCGGGGTGGGAAGGACCACCTTTACCGATGCTGATGTGGAGCTCATCAATTCGAAGTTGTCCCGCGCCATCGCCATTCCCTTCGTCGAAGGGGGCGTTCGTATTTCCAATGGGAGTATCGAGCAGGCGGCTTCGTTCATGGCGGCAGATGGAAACATCAACAGTATCATGAAGGCCGATATGGCCAGCGGCAGGATGTACAATCAAGCGGAAGTGACGGGGTCGACGCGCGTTGTCGTCCTGGGTTCCGCCGTTGCGGCGAAACTTTTCCCCACGGGCAATGAAGTGAGTCGGTCGGTGAGAATCAACGGACAGAATTTTCGTGTCATCGGAGTAAAAAGGCCCCAAGGCGGAGGCGCTTCGTCGAGCCAGGATTCGGCCATCGATATTCCGTATACGACGGCTCAAAGGCTCTTGAACTCGAGAGACGTATCCATGATTGCCGTCAGCGCGCGTACGGCTGAGGACATCGCACTCACGAAAACTCAGATCAAAGTGGCGATGCGCCCGAAGTACGGATCGGAATTCTCGGTCATGACGCAAGACCAGATGTTAGGCATGATCACGTTGCTCGTTTCGACCATGACCTATATGCTCGCCGGTATCGCTTCGATATCTTTGCTCGTCGGAGGAATCGGGATCATGAACATCATGCTGGTCTCGGTGTCGGAGCGTACGCGTGAAATAGGCATCCGTAAAGCCGTCGGCGCTCGCACGTATGACATTCTCGCGCAGTTCGTCATCGAGGCCGTGATGCTTTCGGTGTTAGGGGGCATAATCGGTATAACAATCGGTGCGCTCGGGGCATGGGGGATACACTTCGTGCTTGCGACGAAGATCACGGGATGGTCGATTGCCGTGGCATTTTTCTTCAGCGCAGGCGTCGGCGTGTTCTTCGGCGTTTATCCTGCGTACAAAGCATCGAAACTCGATCCGATAGAGGCTCTTCGCTACGAATAA
- a CDS encoding ABC transporter ATP-binding protein, producing MLEVRNVTKTYKIGDEIAVKALDGVSLNVNKGELIAIIGPSGSGKSTLMHSIGLLDHPSSGEVLVDGIDVTEMDENELARVRNKEIGFVFQAFNLLARTSAIENVELPLIYAGLPAAERKRRATEALERVGLGDRLQHNSSQLSGGQQQRVAIARALVTEPSIILADEPTGNLDSKSGVEVMAFLQELNRSGVTIVLVTHDSHVAKHATRVVQIADGRIVQDYLNTPDERIDASLELKKLQAEKGASDEH from the coding sequence GTGCTCGAAGTCAGGAACGTAACGAAGACGTATAAAATCGGTGATGAAATCGCCGTGAAAGCGCTCGACGGCGTTTCGTTGAACGTGAACAAGGGCGAACTCATCGCGATTATCGGCCCGTCGGGTTCGGGGAAGTCGACATTGATGCACAGCATCGGTTTGCTCGACCATCCTTCCAGCGGCGAGGTTCTCGTCGACGGCATCGATGTCACCGAGATGGATGAGAACGAGCTTGCGCGCGTCCGCAACAAAGAGATCGGTTTCGTGTTCCAGGCATTCAACTTGCTGGCGCGAACTTCGGCCATCGAAAATGTTGAACTACCGCTCATTTATGCAGGATTGCCTGCGGCCGAGCGGAAAAGGCGTGCCACAGAGGCCTTGGAGCGTGTCGGTCTCGGAGATCGCCTTCAGCATAATTCCAGCCAGCTTTCAGGCGGGCAGCAACAACGTGTCGCCATCGCCCGTGCTTTGGTGACGGAGCCCTCGATTATTCTCGCCGATGAACCGACGGGAAATCTCGATTCGAAATCCGGTGTCGAGGTCATGGCGTTTCTGCAGGAACTCAATCGGAGCGGGGTGACCATCGTGCTCGTAACGCATGATTCCCATGTCGCCAAGCATGCCACACGAGTCGTCCAAATCGCTGATGGTCGTATCGTACAAGACTATTTGAATACTCCCGATGAGCGCATCGATGCGTCTCTCGAACTTAAGAAGCTCCAAGCAGAGAAAGGAGCTTCCGATGAACATTAA